The following are encoded in a window of Alosa sapidissima isolate fAloSap1 chromosome 10, fAloSap1.pri, whole genome shotgun sequence genomic DNA:
- the plin6 gene encoding perilipin 6 yields MSDTNGQNSRSNIVQRVAGLPLVCSALQNVSSVYVVVKDRYPLLGFMADLSSLGLHVFTLTAKQQAGPLLESLRPQIDAVNHYANVGLDQMESSFPVLNQSAEEVLGHLKDGFYLTLDDAQMRLIEGLDVVLNRWEQLVDVIWDLLIALQNSSMGQVVTSSLDEVLTRTEEAVNHYLPMPPTMRQEFELRASLYEDDDDDNDEPGLWTRVRWLLLNLSLQLYHQALKLRAQLYRVIQTLEGAANTLGLTKLMDVVVKMLQNLMAFYMSQVKEIRGLRDMALGQLSDLVQTFLKLPPMPQIQALPAQVGEVVTSLRELSLVLIQLLINTTPLYSMLEQPTEQELLDYLNQEEPSGGPLTTHSSSNSLFLKAMDGRPRRRRSFYARRRGSTGHASDPSIPSTSVTPLAPTPAPLPANGRRGSVKRGSQPELDTLAPSPTNMIRRKSSAAEVLLAPIIQLVSQSQRAFEYLSSTPNEEEQSSED; encoded by the exons ATGTCAGATACAAACGGGCAAAACAGCAGG AGCAATATAGTGCAGCGGGTGGCTGGCCTCCCCCTGGTCTGCTCCGCGCTCCAGAACGTGAGTTCCGTGTATGTGGTGGTGAAGGATCGCTACCCTCTACTGGGCTTCATGGCAGATCTCTCCAGTCTTGGGCTGCACGTCTTCACCCTGACGGCCAAGCAGCAGGCAGGACCACTACTAGAGAGCCTGAGACCACAGA TTGATGCTGTCAACCACTATGCTAATGTGGGTTTGGACCAGATGGAGAGCAGCTTCCCAGTCCTGAACCAGTCCGCAGAGGAG GTGCTGGGTCACCTGAAGGATGGCTTTTACCTGACTCTAGACGATGCTCAGATGCGCCTGATTGAAGGGCTGGATGTGGTGCTGAACAGGTGGGAGCAGCTGGTGGATGTCATCTGGGATCTGCTGATAGCCCTACAGAACTCCTCCATGGGCCAGGTGGTGACCTCAAGCCTGGACGAGGTCCTCACACGTACCGAGGAAGCTGTCAACCACTACCTGCCTATGCCCCCAACAATGC GACAGGAATTTGAGTTAAGGGCTTCGCTGTATGAAGACGACGATGATGACAATGACGAACCTGGGCTGTGGACACGCGTGCGCTGGCTTTTGCTCAATCTGAGTCTCCAACTGTACCACCAAGCCCTGAAGCTGAGGGCGCAGCTGTACCGCGTCATCCAGACACTGGAGGGGGCTGCTAACACA ctgGGGCTCACTAAATTGATGGACGTGGTGGTTAAGATGCTACAGAACCTGATGGCTTTCTACATGTCTCAG GTGAAGGAGATCAGGGGTCTACGGGACATGGCACTGGGGCAGCTCTCTGACCTCGTCCAGACCTTCCTGAAGTTGCCGCCTATGCCACAGATCCAGGCTTTGCCTGCCCAGGTGGGTGAGGTGGTCACCAGCTTGAGAGAGCTGAGCCTGGTCCTCATCCAGCTCCTCATCAACACCACTCCTCTCTACAGCATG CTGGAGCAGCCAACAGAGCAGGAGCTCCTGGACTACCTTAATCAGGAGGAGCCATCTGGGGGGCCATTAACGACACATAGCTCCTCCAACAGCCTCTTCCTGAAGGCCATGGATGGCCGTCCACGCCGCCGCCGGAGTTTTTACGCACGACGCCGAGGCTCCACAGGCCATGCGTCTGACCCCTCCATCCCGAGCACTTCCGTGACCCCCCTAGCCCCCACTCCCGCCCCTCTACCGGCCAACGGCCGCAGGGGCAGCGTGAAGCGCGGCAGCCAGCCTGAACTAGACACCCTGGCCCCGTCCCCCACCAACATGATCCGCCGCAAGTCATCTGCTGCGGAGGTCCTCTTAGCACCTATCATTCAGCTGGTCTCTCAGAGCCAACGGGCCTTTGAGTATCTGAGCTCAACTCCAAACGAAGAAGAGCAGTCCAGTGAGGATTAG
- the zgc:171704 gene encoding ras-related and estrogen-regulated growth inhibitor-like protein, translating to MIGQMVVQVKSNSNPCSKAMDGANVLLLGAENVGKSALTVRFLTRRFIGEYGDIESIYSHIDKIDGREISFNIWDSLYPQNCVTPESISDKQLQWADGVILVYSICDRASFDVVRQQVQLIRQSRKMSASAPIIIVGNKRDLQHQRAVSSEEGRLFALSADCSFFEISAAEAYHGVMLVFHELLELIKESRALKKGVIGIKGIVRTVSAVFGKKRLE from the exons ATGATCGGCCAAATGGTTGTCCAAGTTAAAAGCAACTCCAATCCCTGCAGCAAGGCAATGGATGGCGCCAACGTTCTGCTGCTTGGCGCAGAAAATGTTGGAAAATCAG CTCTCACTGTGCGGTTTCTAACAAGAAGATTTATTGGTGAATACGGAGATATTG AGTCAATATACAGTCACATCGACAAAATCGATGGCCGAGAAATATCTTTCAACATATGGGATTCGTTGTATCCACAG AACTGTGTCACACCTGAGTCTATCAGCGATAAACAACTCCAGTGGGCTGACGGAGTGATTCTGGTCTACAGCATCTGTGACCGCGCAAGTTTCGACGTGGTACGGCAACAGGTACAGCTCATCAGACAGTCGAGAAAGATGTCAGCCAGCGCGCCGATTATTATAGTCGGAAACAAACGCGATCTTCAGCACCAGCGAGCAGTCTCAAGTGAGGAGGGTCGACTCTTTGCCTTATCGGCAGACTGCAGTTTCTTCGAGATATCTGCTGCCGAGGCCTACCATGGTGTGATGCTTGTATTTCACGAACTGCTGGAACTGATCAAAGAGTCCAGGGCACTCAAAAAAGGTGTTATTGGCATTAAGGGGATTGTGAGGACCGTGTCCGCCGTGTTTGGGAAGAAACGACTCGAATAG
- the trim33l gene encoding tripartite motif-containing protein 66, whose translation MSVAKIQKKLDNIDVGPVEQDVSSAAEGKASSSLENCCVCDTPLHQSRLPQLFPCLHSACRTCLSKQHVEENNRKSIECPSCKKLFGITEITENILFMQSLPSSESDVFKCGGCEELGISGWCKDCGEFLCSECVSAHSRVKLTRSHTIVAQELSEGSHPTQYCPAHREEPLKFFCVTCSQLTCRNCQLVDHRNHSYQMITEAVSALREKLQSLQGQVTKHKEQVKQSELDLDQRLRNIADLKTSLKRKLSLVVSKMHRALLIKGLDLFQSASAVYGREEKQLFQRKTSLRRIEKRQDYIISFIEKTLSIEGHAGILLKNRIESQIKDLLLQSVNPPSSMLELNVQVNQSIMTSVENFGGISLRLVPFERYQSNQSESLLQTVPNLQNVPKDCIINTVTSTSSSPDSSTQEATLLGRSPVASPSHHSQSHNAPLGIPQSAACSSNSPQSSTSSHGQTGPKVCIVNNATSTTSPDTSAQTALHGQSPTVPHSHHSQPKSAPLGHSAQSTLQTTSAPSNAPQSQSASSNSLQLPRSSLPHAQPDVNRPALQHHNAVLPLYVPSTSFQQQSHQSQTAFLVLSTPVISNPPQVLCGPFSIANVTEKSVKPQSAPQVQVHSGSANSSANSTRPSHTSKPELTASHSPLSSHTKSAQQPSPARYVQLIRPAPAQTQSSLNALSASTDSGKAQSGHADTQASTFQPPPSAVVQQVQVSSVDPQHSLAHPTVSPLDQHSTQSSLLQRPPLTNHPQTIRPTSADTGKAQSGHSQSQPNTFQPPPSALVQQVQVVSVDAHNPQSRPAVSSLDQHNPLSSHPKPPPQAPLSASTHSGKAQSGRSEIQSNTSQPPPSAMIQQIKVSSVDAQHSQSPPTASPLDQPRTMSSHQKPLQQASQSKAALSNPILYNILQVPSADTQNPQSSKTAFNKSLSLQDPRTMKLIAKRIAMLKKKSTNNFKRRPPKVWKFHECHSSSGSDETNQHSLSGRNASVSSPTGLPDPQSDTQTLTIQQTTSKTQCLEEPSEQRDTPPQLTKDDHNIHTNWLNGLPQSFREILGVSPLEKEGQDSPQTDIVKTEDPQTLSRPKSEDSVSVGDTDSVTSDKAENTVEIKNSTLPEKILRCQVDLIRLDIKLPSTGLSLPRFRVGTDGSLEIIPLPEIEVEELFMDSESSESSPLSLDSTESIIQCQVCSANRATLQCVICERSFHRDCHVPPITTRVCNYKWKCSICQDLSDSTDPFRKDRQRKFWLNSVDQRRCEHLLLALMCKKNNSVLYNSCKDPASSIDFEFIHERLLRRRTPPYRTPSELVSDVWVFLESTLSNAEETEDALRMLKSFKKRVNQVFGNTLHPSLLKRSNVNREQNLGKTGGPIKKETSETEDDSSEDCTEPVIKKRHLD comes from the exons ATGTCTGTCGCCAAAATTCAAAAGAAGTTGGACAACATTGATGTGGGTCCGGTGGAACAAGACGTTTCGTCAGCGGCAGAGGGAAAAGCGTCATCTTCGTTGGAAAACTGTTGCGTTTGCGATACGCCACTACACCAAAGTCGGTTACCACAACTCTTTCCATGCTTACACTCTGCTTGCAGGACATGTCTGTCAAAACAGCATGTGGAGGAGAACAACAGAAAATCCATAG AATGTCCCTCTTGCAAGAAGTTATTTGGCATCACGGAAATCACGGAAAATATTCTCTTTATGCAGTCTCTCCCTTCGTCAGAGAGTGATGTCTTTAAG TGTGGAGGATGTGAGGAGCTTGGAATCAGTGGCTGGTGTAAGGACTGTGGGGAATTCCTATGCTCTGAATGTGTGTCAGCCCATAGCCGAGTAAAACTCACCCGGAGTCACACCATTGTAGCACAGGAGCTATCTGAAG GTTCACATCCTACCCAGTACTGTCCAGCTCATAGAGAAGAACCTCTGAAATTCTTTTGTGTGACCTGCAGTCAGCTCACTTGTCGGAACTGCCAGCTGGTTGACCACAGAAATCACAG CTATCAGATGATCACTGAGGCAGTATCTGCTTTACGTGAAAAGCTTCAGTCACTACAGGGACAAGTGACCAAACACAAGGAGCAAGTCAAACAGAGTGAATTGGATTTGGATCAGAG ACTACGGAATATTGCTGACCTGAAGACTAGCCTCAAGAGAAAACTTTCCCTGGTGGTGTCAAAGATGCATCGAGCCTTGTTAATAAAGGGGCTCGACCTCTTTCAGTCTGCTTCG GCAGTGtatgggagagaggagaaacaacTGTTCCAACGAAAGACCTCTCTGAGGAGAATAGAGAAGAGACAGGACTACATTATATCTTTCATTGAAAAAACTCTCAGCATAGAAGGCCATGCTGGAATACTCCTTAAAAACAGA ATTGAAAGTCAAATAAAGGATTTACTGCTCCAGAGTGTAAATCCACCTAGTTCTATGCTTGAACTGAATGTCCAGGTCAATCAGTCAATCATGACCTCAGTGGAAAATTTTG GAGGAATCTCACTCAGACTTGTCCCCTTTGAACGGTACCAGTCCAACCAGTCCGAGTCCCTTCTTCAGACCGTACCAAATCTCCAGAATGTCCCCAAGGACTGTATCATCAACACAGTGACGTCCACCTCCTCGTCCCCTGACTCCTCTACTCAGGAGGCTACTCTACTCGGTCGATCCCCAGTGGCTTCTCCCTCTCATCACAGTCAGTCTCACAACGCCCCACTTGGAATCCCGCAGTCTGCGGCTTGCTCATCTAACTCTCCCCAGTCGTCTACTTCCTCTCATGGCCAGACTGGGCCCAAGGTCTGCATTGTTAACAACGCAACATCCACCACGTCTCCTGACACCTCTGCCCAGACAGCTCTACACGGTCAATCCCCTACAGTTCCCCACTCTCATCACAGTCAGCCGAAGAGCGCCCCACTTGGTCATTCGGCTCAGTCTACGCTTCAGACTACGTCTGCCCCATCTAATGCTCCTCAGTCTCAGTCTGCTTCGTCAAATAGCCTTCAGCTCCCTCGGTCCTCTTTGCCTCATGCTCAACCCGACGTTAACAGACCTGCCCTGCAGCACCATAATGCTGTATTAccattatatgtgccctctacATCTTTCCAGCAACAGAGTCATCAGAGTCAGACTGCGTTTCTTGTTCTTTCTACACCTGTAATCTCGAATCCTCCCCAGGTCCTGTGCGGTCCCTTCAGTATCGCCAACGTGACAGAAAAATCAGTAAAACCACAGTCTGCACCACAAGTGCAGGTCCACTCTGGCTCAGCTAACTCCTCAGCAAACAGTACTAGGCCATCTCACACGAGTAAGCCTGAACTGACAGCATCACACAGTCCTCTGTCGTCTCACACAAAATCAGCACAGCAGCCCTCTCCCGCCAGGTATGTTCAACTCATCCGGCCTGCTCCTGCCCAAACTCAGTCCAGCCTTAATGCCCTGTCTGCTTCTACAGACTCAGGAAAAGCCCAGTCAGGACATGCTGATACTCAGGCCAGCACATTtcagcctcctccctcagcagTGGTCCAGCAAGTACAGGTTTCTTCTGTAGACCCCCAGCATTCACTGGCTCACCCAACAGTATCTCCATTAGATCAACACAGTACTCAGTCTTCTCTTTTACAGCGGCCACCTCTCACCAATCATCCTCAAACCATCCGGCCTACTTCTGCAGACACAGGAAAAGCTCAGTCAGGTCATTCCCAGTCTCAGCCCAACACATTTCAGCCTCCTCCTTCAGCATTGGTCCAGCAAGTACAAGTTGTTTCTGTTGATGCTCACAATCCCCAGTCTCGCCCAGCAGTATCTTCACTAGATCAACACAATCCTCTGTCGTCTCACCCAAAACCACCACCACAAGCCCCCCTGTCTGCTTCTACACACTCAGGAAAAGCCCAGTCAGGACGTTCTGAGATTCAGTCCAACACATCTCAGCCACCTCCCTCAGCAATGATCCAGCAAATCAAGGTTTCTTCTGTTGATGCCCAACATTCCCAGTCTCCTCCAACAGCATCTCCATTAGATCAACCCAGAACCATGTCTTCTCACCAAAAGCCACTACAACAAGCCTCTCAGAGCAAGGCGGCCCTCTCTAACCCTATATTGTACAACATCCTTCAAGTCCCCTCTGCTGATACCCAGAATCCCCAATCTTCCAAAACCGCTTTTAATAAATCCTTGAGCCTTCAGGATCCGAGAACAATGAAATTGATTGCAAAGAGAATCGCAATGCTCAAGAAAAAGTCTACCAACAACTTCAAACGGCGTCCACCAAAAGTGTGGAAATTCCATGAATGCCATTCTTCTTCTGGGTCTGATGAGACCAACCAACACTCTCTCAGTGGCAGGAATGCTTCA GTGTCAAGCCCAACTGGTTTGCCAGACCCTCAGAGTGACACTCAAACTTTGACCATCCAGCAAACCACCAGTAAGACACAGTGCCTAGAGGAGCCATCAGAACAGAGGGATACCCCGCCTCAATTAACCAAGGACGATcacaacatacatacaaactGGCTTAATGGACTTCCACAAAGCTTTCGAGAAATATTAGGAGTATCACCTCTTGAGAAGGAGGGGCAGGATTCCCCTCAAACAGACATTGTCAAGACCGAAGATCCTCAGACCTTGTCAAGACCAAAGTCTGAAGATTCAGTGTCT GTTGGTGACACCGATTCTGTGACATCTGACAAGGCTGAAAACACAGTTGAAATAAAGAACTCCACACTTCCTGAGA AGATATTAAGATGCCAAGTTGATTTGATTCGACTGGATATAAAGTTGCCGTCTACTGGACTTTCACTTCCTCGGTTCAGAGTTGGCACTGATGGATCTCTTGAAATTATCCCACTGCCAGAGATTGAAGTGGAG GAACTCTTCATGGACTCTGAGAGCTCGGAgagctctcctctgtctcttgacTCTACGGAAAGCATCATCCAATGCCAGGTGTGCAGCGCAAACAGAGCCACCCTCCAGTGTGTGATATGTGAAAGGAGCTTTCACAGAGACTGCCATGTTCCTCCAATCACCACCCGGGTCTG CAATTACAAATGGAAGTGCTCCATATGCCAGGACCTGTCTGATTCAACAGACCCATTCAGGAAGGATAGACAAAGGAAGTTCTGGCTGAACTCGGTGGATCAGAGG aGATGTGAACACCTCTTACTCGCCCTTATGTGCAAGAAGAACAACAGCGTCCTTTATAACTCATGCAAG GATCCAGCGTCGTCTATAGACTTTGAGTTCATTCATGAACGGCTGCTGAGGAGACGGACTCCTCCGTACCGCACGCCATCTGAGCTGGTTTCAGATGTCTGGGTGTTTCTGGAATCCACTCTGTCCAACGCTGAG GAGACTGAGGATGCACTGAGGATGCTGAAGTCCTTTAAGAAGAGGGTCAACCAGGTCTTTGGAAacactctccatccatctcttctGAAACGATCCAATGTGAATAGGGAACAGAATCTGGGCAAAACAGGAGGACCAATCAAAAAGGAGACGTCAGAAACCGAAGATGACTCTTCAGAGGACTGCACAGAACCTGTTATCAAAAAACGTCACCTGGACTAG
- the nadsyn1 gene encoding glutamine-dependent NAD(+) synthetase codes for MGRKVTLATCSLNQWALDFEGNLSRILKSIEIAKSNGAKYRLGSELEICGYGCADHFYESDTVLHCFEVLRELLESPVTQDIICDVGMPVMHRNVRYNCRVIFLNKKILLIRPKINLANYGNHRELRWFSPWTQPRHVDEYYLPRMIRDVTDQASVPFGDCVLSTVDTCVGTEMCAEMWDPKSPHIDMGLDGVEIFTNASASNHELRKANQRVDLVKSATSKSGGIYLYANQKGCDGDRLYYDGCCLIAINGDIVAQGRQFSLDDVEVLCATLDLEDVRSYRGEHCHPHIVYDHKSYHRVNVDFSLSDCKDISLLTHQPAEWQFHSPEEEISLGPACWLWDYLRRSGQAGFLLPLSGGVDSSSTACIVYSMCVLVCNAVRDNNIQVLQDVQRVVGDFTYKPEDPRELCKHLFTTCYMASENSSEDTRGRARELAMQIGSNHVNINIDMAVKGLLGIFSIVTGRMPQFRANGGSTRENLALQNVQARVRMVLAYLFAQLSLWAHGKPGGLLVLGSANVDESLSGYFTKYDCSSADINPIGGISKMDLKNFLQYCTEHFQLSALRRILAAPPTAELEPLMNGQVSQTDEADMGMTYTELSVIGRLRKISRCGPYSMFCKLIELWRETCSPSQVAIKVKHFFRMYSVNRHKMTTVTPSYHAESYSPDDNRFDLRPFLYNIQWLWQFRRIDNKVSDVELGYGSNF; via the coding sequence ATGGGTCGCAAAGTTACATTAGCAACGTGCTCACTGAATCAATGGGCCTTAGATTTTGAAGGGAACTTGTCAAGAATATTGAAAAGTATCGAAATAGCCAAGTCTAATGGAGCGAAATATAGACTGGGCTCAGAACTGGAGATTTGTGGGTATGGTTGTGCAGACCACTTTTATGAGTCGGACACGGTACTCCACTGTTTTGAGGTGCTTAGGGAACTTCTTGAATCACCAGTGACCCAAGATATAATTTGTGATGTAGGCATGCCCGTTATGCATCGCAATGTTCGTTACAATTGCAGAGTAATTTTTCTAAACAAGAAGATCCTTCTTATCCGTCCAAAAATTAACCTGGCAAATTATGGCAACCACCGTGAGTTACGCTGGTTTTCTCCTTGGACTCAGCCCAGGCATGTTGACGAGTATTATCTACCAAGGATGATCCGGGATGTCACTGATCAAGCATCTGTTCCATTTGGAGATTGTGTGCTCTCGACTGTTGACACATGTGTTGGCACTGAAATGTGTGCGGAAATGTGGGATCCGAAAAGCCCTCACATAGATATGGGTTTAGATGGTGTTGAAATCTTCACTAACGCCTCAGCCAGTAACCATGAGTTACGAAAGGCAAACCAGAGGGTGGATTTAGTCAAGTCCGCCACAAGTAAGAGTGGGGGTATTTACCTGTATGCCAATCAGAAGGGGTGTGATGGGGACCGGCTTTATTATGATGGATGTTGTTTGATTGCCATCAATGGAGACATTGTTGCCCAGGGACGTCAGTTTTCTTTGGATGATGTGGAGGTTTTGTGTGCCACTCTCGATCTGGAGGATGTCCGAAGCTATCGTGGAGAACATTGTCATCCACACATAGTTTACGATCACAAATCATACCATAGGGTAAATGTAGACTTTTCCCTTTCAGACTGTAAGGATATCTCCCTTCTCACACACCAGCCTGCTGAATGGCAGTTCCACAGCCCAGAGGAAGAGATCAGTCTTGGCCCTGCATGTTGGTTGTGGGACTATTTAAGGAGAAGTGGCCAGGCTGGTTTCCTCCTTCCTCTAAGTGGCGGAGTGGATAGTTCCTCTACTGCCTGTATTGTCTACtcaatgtgtgtgcttgtgtgcaatgCTGTGAGGGACAACAATATCCAAGTGCTGCAGGATGTCCAGCGAGTGGTGGGTGATTTCACTTACAAACCAGAAGACCCTCGAGAGCTGTGCAAGCATCTCTTCACAACCTGTTATATGGCTAGTGAGAACTCCTCTGAAGATACCCGTGGTCGAGCTAGAGAGCTCGCAATGCAAATCGGCAGCAACCACgtgaatatcaacattgacaTGGCAGTGAAAGGCTTGCTGGGCATATTCTCCATTGTGACTGGAAGAATGCCACAGTTCCGCGCCAATGGGGGAAGTACTCGAGAGAACTTGGCGTTGCAGAATGTCCAGGCTCGCGTCAGAATGGTCCTTGCCTACCTTTTTGCCCAACTCAGTCTATGGGCCCATGGTAAACCTGGTGGTCTACTGGTTTTAGGCTCTGCCAACGTGGATGAAAGTTTGTCAGGCTACTTCACTAAGTATGATTGCTCCAGCGCTGATATCAATCCCATCGGAGGTATTAGTAAAATGGATCTGAAGAATTTCTTGCAGTATTGCACCGAACACTTCCAACTTTCTGCACTAAGGAGGATTCTGGCTGCGCCGCCTACAGCCGAGCTGGAGCCGCTGATGAATGGCCAGGTATCACAGACCGATGAGGCCGACATGGGCATGACCTACACAGAGCTGTCCGTTATAGGGAGGCTCAGAAAGATATCAAGATGTGGACCTTACAGCATGTTTTGCAAGCTGATTGAATTGTGGAGAGAGActtgttccccctctcaggtgGCTATTAAAGTGAAGCATTTTTTCAGAATGTACTCTGTAAATAGACACAAAATGACCACAGTCACACCATCATATCATGCTGAGAGCTACAGCCCTGATGATAACCGCTTTGACCTGCGACCCTTTTTGTACAACATACAATGGTTGTGGCAATTCCGCAGAATCGACAACAAGGTATCTGATGTGGAGTTAGGATATGGATCAAACTTCTGA